From a single Fulvivirga ulvae genomic region:
- a CDS encoding SusC/RagA family TonB-linked outer membrane protein translates to MFKKLLFIMVIGFCFIIQAKAQVVVSGKVIDASENEPLPGVTVLVEGTSNGTITDSDGNYKIEVKENQSIFFSFVGYESQTIPVSNQSVIDVALMPDITQLTEVVITALGVEREKKALGYSLTEVDGEEVSTVKETNVINSLAGKVAGIVVSPNTFGPGSSTRVIIRGNNSLTGNNQPLYVVDGVPMDNAGFGSSNQDIADEYSRADYGNGIADINPDDIASISVLKGPNAAALYGSRASNGVILITTKKGTDRKGLGVSFSSSVMFDKPLVLPEFQNEYGQGSQGSHDLTSGSSWGAPLDGSSKPYFTGENRPYAAQPDNVKDFFRTGSNVINTLSLTGGNENASVRFSYTNAQANSILPNSDISKHNFNLRSFVKLTDKLSFDSKITYANIEGHNRATLGTEGVVANIYSVPRNIDFSDLKDFQQDGSFAVRSYRLTPEGDLATDTPNPYWVLNNDRNDDVRNRTYGFFKMDYQFTDNFSAFARIGGDFTDQNIETVNSYGHWFYGTGRFSYGTSKSKEINADFLLSYNKNFGGDLAFSANFGGNHRYEEDESYVVRGDGFKIPTQATLPSATNLFPEYSFRTPKEVNSLYGSAQIAYRETLFLDVTARNDWSSALPSDNRSYFYSSASLSVLINEFIDSNQNFLNFTKVRASWAQVGNDTDAFQLANTYTLDTQGYLGRTSLFREETLYDPNIKPEQVSTIEFGLEWKMLNNRIYGDFTYYDIKSEDLIWGVRISENTGYKYYNTNVGEMTNKGVELLIGGTPIKTPDFTWDISLNMAHNTNELVELIEDVDNYAFSTTNGGAVVVQATAGGGFGDIYGTDYARDPNGNIIVNAAGIPVSGSERVYLGNYQPDWVGGLSNSFTYKNLSFKFLIDARIGGEVFSGADAALDASGASERTLQYRTDGVVLDAVVNTGTAEEPVYEQNTSNITAQQYFGALPASEYVYDQTNVRMREMSLVYRFPHSIIGNTFIKGASVGLIGRNLFFLTKKIDNFDPESSYSTTSFGQGVLFYNLPTTRSYGFSVTIDF, encoded by the coding sequence ATGTTCAAAAAACTACTTTTTATAATGGTCATTGGGTTTTGCTTTATTATACAGGCAAAAGCCCAGGTGGTCGTTTCTGGTAAAGTCATTGATGCCAGTGAAAACGAACCTTTACCAGGAGTGACAGTTTTGGTCGAGGGTACATCCAATGGTACTATCACCGATTCTGATGGAAATTACAAAATTGAGGTAAAAGAGAACCAAAGCATTTTCTTCTCTTTTGTCGGTTATGAATCACAGACAATTCCTGTAAGCAATCAATCTGTTATTGATGTGGCACTGATGCCTGACATTACTCAACTGACAGAGGTTGTGATTACCGCATTAGGTGTGGAAAGAGAAAAGAAAGCTTTAGGTTACTCGCTGACTGAAGTTGACGGAGAAGAAGTTTCGACAGTTAAAGAAACCAACGTCATTAATTCATTGGCCGGTAAGGTTGCCGGTATCGTGGTTTCACCCAACACCTTTGGCCCCGGAAGCAGCACGCGGGTGATCATCAGGGGTAACAACTCCCTTACAGGTAACAACCAACCTCTTTATGTTGTAGATGGAGTTCCCATGGATAATGCAGGTTTTGGATCATCTAACCAGGATATTGCAGATGAATACTCAAGGGCTGATTATGGTAACGGTATCGCAGATATCAACCCCGATGATATAGCTTCTATTTCAGTGTTGAAAGGACCTAATGCTGCTGCCTTATACGGATCACGAGCCAGTAACGGTGTAATACTAATAACTACGAAAAAAGGGACCGATAGAAAAGGTCTCGGTGTTAGCTTTTCATCCAGTGTAATGTTTGACAAGCCTTTAGTATTGCCGGAGTTTCAGAATGAGTATGGACAGGGATCGCAGGGTAGTCATGACCTGACAAGTGGTAGCTCCTGGGGAGCTCCTCTGGATGGAAGCTCGAAGCCATACTTTACAGGGGAAAATCGTCCTTACGCTGCTCAGCCGGATAATGTTAAAGACTTTTTCAGGACAGGTTCCAACGTTATCAATACCCTGAGCTTAACCGGCGGTAACGAAAATGCAAGTGTGAGATTTTCTTATACCAATGCCCAGGCCAACTCTATTTTACCTAACTCAGACATCAGTAAGCATAATTTCAACCTGAGAAGCTTTGTGAAGCTGACCGATAAACTCTCTTTCGACAGTAAGATCACTTATGCCAATATTGAAGGGCACAACCGTGCCACATTAGGTACGGAAGGAGTTGTAGCTAACATCTACTCTGTTCCGAGAAATATAGATTTTAGCGACCTGAAGGATTTTCAACAGGATGGAAGCTTTGCGGTAAGGTCGTACAGGCTAACGCCCGAGGGAGACCTGGCAACCGATACACCAAATCCTTATTGGGTACTGAATAATGATCGTAATGATGATGTGAGGAACAGAACGTACGGATTTTTCAAAATGGACTATCAGTTTACCGATAATTTTTCAGCTTTTGCCAGAATAGGTGGAGACTTCACTGATCAGAATATTGAAACAGTAAATAGCTATGGTCACTGGTTTTACGGAACCGGCCGGTTCAGTTACGGAACCAGTAAGTCTAAAGAGATCAATGCGGACTTCCTGTTAAGCTACAATAAGAATTTTGGAGGAGACCTTGCGTTTTCTGCGAATTTTGGAGGTAATCACCGGTATGAAGAAGATGAGAGCTATGTAGTGAGAGGTGACGGGTTTAAGATACCGACACAAGCTACCTTACCAAGTGCCACTAATTTGTTTCCTGAGTATTCTTTCAGAACACCCAAAGAAGTTAACTCACTGTACGGCTCTGCCCAGATCGCCTACAGAGAAACATTATTTTTGGACGTAACCGCAAGAAACGACTGGTCTTCAGCGCTTCCGTCGGATAACCGCTCCTATTTCTATTCATCAGCCAGTTTATCGGTTTTGATCAACGAGTTTATTGACAGCAATCAAAATTTCCTAAACTTCACTAAAGTGCGTGCAAGCTGGGCCCAGGTAGGTAATGATACGGATGCATTCCAGCTTGCTAATACTTACACACTTGATACTCAGGGATATTTGGGTCGTACCTCTTTATTTAGAGAAGAGACGCTTTATGATCCTAATATCAAGCCAGAGCAGGTTTCAACCATTGAGTTTGGTTTGGAGTGGAAAATGCTAAACAACAGAATTTATGGAGACTTTACTTACTACGACATCAAATCAGAGGATCTGATTTGGGGAGTTAGGATTTCGGAAAACACCGGATACAAGTATTACAATACAAATGTGGGAGAAATGACCAATAAAGGTGTTGAATTGCTTATAGGAGGTACTCCAATCAAAACCCCTGATTTCACTTGGGATATTTCACTTAACATGGCTCATAACACCAATGAACTGGTTGAGCTGATTGAGGATGTAGATAATTATGCCTTCAGTACTACCAATGGTGGAGCTGTGGTGGTACAGGCAACAGCAGGAGGTGGTTTTGGAGATATTTATGGGACCGATTATGCTAGAGATCCTAATGGTAATATCATAGTTAATGCTGCCGGAATACCGGTTTCAGGTTCTGAAAGGGTCTACTTGGGTAATTATCAGCCAGACTGGGTAGGGGGTCTTTCTAATAGCTTTACTTATAAGAACCTGTCATTTAAGTTTTTAATTGATGCAAGAATAGGCGGAGAAGTATTTTCAGGAGCTGATGCTGCGTTGGATGCATCTGGTGCATCAGAAAGAACACTGCAATACCGAACTGATGGAGTTGTACTGGATGCTGTTGTAAATACAGGTACTGCCGAAGAGCCCGTTTATGAGCAGAATACGTCAAATATTACCGCACAACAGTATTTTGGAGCATTGCCTGCTTCAGAATATGTTTACGATCAGACCAACGTGCGTATGAGAGAGATGTCATTGGTTTACAGATTCCCTCATAGCATTATTGGTAATACATTTATCAAAGGTGCATCAGTAGGTCTTATCGGGAGAAATCTGTTCTTTCTGACTAAGA
- a CDS encoding DeoR/GlpR family DNA-binding transcription regulator, with protein MLKEERHNYILHLISLYNKVHSNTLSKKLNVSEDTIRRDLKELAENGFVKKVHGGAMANPHITSAQINPTRNEELLIIATKAKEFIKNDEVIILDGNPVNLILVDLLPRDLNALVFTNSLAIATKLCEFRNLEVIFLGGKIIHKSLVSAGLEVINYLKDIHADLCLIEAPSIHPDIGITGGDRELALTKKAFIDASRKVIALCLSGAISRIQPFKIDDILKVQTLITEINQPNDALQIFINKGIKVI; from the coding sequence ATGTTAAAAGAAGAACGGCACAACTATATACTACACCTTATCAGCCTGTATAATAAGGTACACTCTAACACGCTGAGCAAAAAACTTAATGTTTCGGAAGACACTATTCGCAGGGATCTTAAAGAACTGGCCGAAAACGGTTTTGTAAAAAAGGTGCATGGTGGTGCTATGGCAAACCCACATATCACTTCGGCCCAGATCAACCCCACCCGCAATGAAGAACTACTAATTATCGCCACCAAAGCAAAAGAGTTTATCAAAAATGATGAGGTGATCATTCTTGACGGCAATCCTGTTAACTTGATACTGGTTGATCTCCTGCCCCGGGACCTTAATGCACTAGTATTTACAAACTCACTGGCCATAGCTACCAAGCTTTGTGAATTCCGCAATCTGGAGGTTATCTTCCTCGGTGGAAAGATCATACATAAATCACTGGTGAGCGCCGGTCTGGAAGTAATCAACTACCTCAAAGATATCCATGCTGACCTTTGTCTTATTGAAGCTCCCAGCATTCACCCGGATATAGGCATTACTGGTGGTGACAGGGAACTGGCATTAACAAAAAAAGCGTTCATTGATGCTTCTCGAAAAGTGATAGCCCTCTGCCTTTCGGGAGCCATCAGTCGAATCCAGCCGTTCAAGATCGATGATATACTCAAGGTGCAAACGTTGATCACCGAAATCAACCAACCTAATGACGCACTTCAGATTTTTATTAATAAAGGCATAAAAGTAATATAG
- a CDS encoding GH92 family glycosyl hydrolase, producing the protein MVSLIFAAQAVAQDNTDYVNPFIGTSNYGATHPGAVLPAGMASVTPFNVAYKKGEGNVFEKDSEWHSRPYVHENSFLTGYSHVNLSGVGCPELGSILLMPITGALELNPEKYGTAYTKERAYPGYYSNHLTKYNIKSEVSATLRTGISRYTFPGGEAHILLNLGLGLTNETGAMLRIVSDTEVEGYKLIGTFCYNAEDVRPVYFVANFSKPAVNYGVWKKMPEYKAEAAWTKYSEQYKPYYNYHHEMAGDNVGAFFSYNTHKGETLDVKIGISYVSIENARENLEKEQPGFDLDHVAYKAKKAWFEMLKRIEVQGGTDKEKTIFYTALYHTLIHPNIIQDVNGDYPLMGTHGTGNTKGNRYTVFSLWDTYRNLHPLLSLAYPELQSGLVKSMLGMYKESGWLPKWELLGMETEVMVGDPATPVIADTYLRGIRDFDIDLAYEAIKKSAMPQKDGNKLRPGLEKYIELGYIPENTYDGLWGTVSTSLEYNIADWNIAQLAKALNKDKDYKYFSKRALSYRNYFDKSTGMLRPRMKDGSWLTPFDPKAGANFEPVIGFVEGNAWQYRFYVPHDIPGMIRLVGGDRPFSRMLQTCFDENNYDMANEPDITYPFLFNYVKGEEWRTQQKVRELIEKHYTNAPEGIPGNDDTGTLSAWLVFSMMGIYPHCPGDMTYALTSPVFDQVTIHLNDKYYKGKTLMIKAEKNSPDALYIDQMTLNGKPFNKYFISHQELTNGSNLTFKLKDNHQ; encoded by the coding sequence ATGGTTAGTTTAATATTCGCCGCTCAGGCAGTAGCACAGGACAATACTGATTATGTCAATCCCTTTATCGGCACTTCCAATTATGGAGCCACGCACCCCGGCGCAGTATTACCGGCAGGCATGGCATCTGTCACGCCTTTTAATGTAGCTTATAAAAAAGGGGAGGGCAATGTATTTGAAAAAGACAGCGAGTGGCATTCCAGACCGTATGTACATGAAAATAGTTTCCTGACAGGCTACTCCCATGTTAACCTGAGTGGCGTGGGCTGCCCTGAGTTGGGGAGCATCCTGCTGATGCCGATAACAGGCGCTCTGGAACTGAATCCGGAAAAATACGGCACTGCCTATACCAAAGAGCGGGCCTACCCGGGCTATTACTCTAATCATTTAACCAAATACAACATCAAAAGTGAAGTGAGTGCCACACTGAGAACTGGCATAAGCCGGTATACTTTCCCGGGTGGAGAGGCACATATATTATTAAACCTTGGCCTGGGACTCACCAATGAAACCGGGGCCATGCTTAGAATAGTTTCTGACACGGAAGTAGAGGGGTACAAGCTGATCGGCACATTTTGCTACAATGCGGAAGATGTAAGGCCGGTATATTTCGTAGCAAACTTCAGCAAGCCTGCCGTTAATTACGGTGTCTGGAAAAAAATGCCTGAATATAAAGCTGAAGCCGCCTGGACGAAATACAGTGAACAGTACAAACCTTACTACAACTACCACCACGAAATGGCCGGGGATAACGTCGGCGCTTTTTTCTCCTATAATACCCATAAAGGGGAGACCCTTGATGTGAAAATTGGCATTTCATATGTCAGTATTGAAAATGCGCGTGAAAATCTGGAAAAAGAGCAGCCCGGCTTCGATCTTGACCATGTTGCCTATAAGGCGAAAAAGGCATGGTTTGAAATGTTAAAAAGAATAGAGGTTCAGGGAGGTACGGACAAAGAGAAAACAATCTTCTATACCGCATTGTACCATACCCTGATCCACCCTAACATCATTCAGGATGTAAACGGAGATTACCCACTTATGGGAACACATGGCACAGGTAATACCAAAGGCAATCGATATACGGTCTTCTCCCTGTGGGATACCTACAGAAACCTGCATCCCCTACTATCCTTAGCCTATCCGGAGCTCCAATCAGGTCTTGTTAAAAGTATGCTGGGCATGTACAAAGAGAGTGGCTGGCTTCCCAAATGGGAATTGCTGGGTATGGAAACAGAAGTTATGGTGGGCGACCCGGCAACGCCTGTAATTGCCGATACTTATTTAAGAGGAATCAGGGATTTCGACATTGATCTGGCCTATGAGGCAATTAAAAAATCTGCTATGCCACAGAAAGATGGTAATAAGCTTCGCCCGGGCCTGGAAAAATATATTGAGCTTGGCTACATTCCGGAAAATACCTACGACGGCCTTTGGGGTACGGTATCCACATCTCTCGAATATAACATTGCCGACTGGAACATAGCACAACTGGCCAAAGCATTGAATAAAGACAAGGATTACAAGTATTTCAGCAAGCGGGCATTGAGTTACCGCAATTACTTTGACAAATCTACAGGCATGTTGCGCCCGCGGATGAAAGACGGCTCCTGGCTTACACCTTTTGATCCCAAAGCAGGTGCGAATTTCGAACCTGTAATTGGTTTTGTAGAAGGTAATGCCTGGCAATACCGGTTCTATGTACCGCATGATATCCCCGGCATGATCAGGCTGGTAGGCGGCGACAGACCATTCTCCCGGATGCTTCAAACCTGTTTTGATGAAAACAACTACGACATGGCGAATGAACCTGACATTACCTACCCTTTTCTTTTCAACTATGTAAAAGGCGAAGAGTGGCGCACACAACAAAAGGTAAGGGAGTTAATTGAGAAGCACTATACCAATGCGCCGGAAGGAATACCCGGTAATGATGATACAGGCACACTTTCGGCCTGGCTTGTCTTTAGTATGATGGGCATTTACCCACACTGCCCCGGTGATATGACCTATGCCCTCACCAGCCCTGTCTTTGATCAGGTCACCATTCATCTGAACGACAAATACTACAAAGGCAAAACCCTGATGATCAAGGCAGAAAAAAACAGTCCCGATGCTCTTTATATAGATCAGATGACCTTAAACGGAAAGCCATTCAATAAATATTTTATCTCCCATCAGGAACTGACAAACGGCTCCAATCTCACTTTTAAGCTCAAGGATAACCATCAATAG
- a CDS encoding carbohydrate-binding family 9-like protein yields MKLKIIFYTIICYTLLQVPTACAQNTGFEYAPKDYICHHTRKPLTIDGKLNEEDWKQAPWTDDFVDIEGDAKPKPLHRTRAKMLWDDQYFYIAAEIIEPDIWATYDQRDMVIFHENDFEVFIDPDGDTHQYYEFEINALGTYWDLMLIKPYLNGGPAIDSWDIRGLKSAIQIQGTLNNPNDRDRLWIVELAFPWAVLEEAASKGKKPQDGDHWRINFSRVNWRIVNDGGQYRKEIDPATNKPYPEYNWVWSPQGVINMHLPEMWGFVQFSKQHAGTSEVAFKPNPEEDIKWLLRNLYYAEKQYYEQHGVYTDELTKLNLPEHIRQKIDQKPEIETTESLFEIKYPAIEKGMEWHIKADGEIWKTPKQLSK; encoded by the coding sequence ATGAAGTTGAAAATTATCTTCTATACAATAATTTGTTATACTCTTCTTCAAGTGCCGACGGCTTGTGCCCAAAACACCGGATTTGAGTATGCCCCAAAAGATTATATATGCCACCACACCCGGAAGCCTCTGACTATAGATGGCAAACTGAATGAAGAAGACTGGAAACAGGCTCCCTGGACTGACGATTTTGTGGACATTGAAGGTGATGCAAAGCCCAAACCACTTCACCGCACGCGGGCCAAGATGCTATGGGACGACCAATATTTTTACATAGCTGCTGAAATTATCGAACCAGACATCTGGGCAACGTATGACCAGCGTGACATGGTCATATTCCATGAAAATGACTTTGAAGTTTTTATTGATCCTGATGGTGATACTCACCAGTATTACGAGTTTGAGATCAACGCCCTGGGCACCTATTGGGACCTGATGCTGATCAAGCCGTACCTGAACGGTGGCCCTGCCATCGACTCATGGGACATCCGGGGGCTGAAAAGTGCCATTCAAATCCAGGGCACTCTGAACAACCCCAATGACAGGGACAGGCTTTGGATCGTGGAACTGGCTTTTCCATGGGCAGTGCTTGAAGAAGCGGCTTCAAAAGGCAAAAAGCCACAGGATGGCGACCACTGGCGGATCAATTTCTCCCGCGTTAACTGGCGGATTGTCAATGACGGCGGTCAATACAGGAAAGAGATCGATCCGGCTACAAACAAACCTTACCCTGAATATAACTGGGTGTGGTCTCCTCAGGGGGTTATTAACATGCACCTCCCTGAAATGTGGGGCTTTGTGCAGTTTAGCAAACAGCATGCGGGTACGAGTGAAGTGGCCTTCAAACCAAACCCCGAAGAGGACATTAAGTGGCTGCTAAGGAACCTTTACTATGCTGAAAAGCAATATTATGAACAGCATGGCGTCTACACGGATGAACTAACAAAACTAAACCTGCCCGAACATATCAGGCAGAAAATAGATCAAAAACCTGAGATTGAAACAACCGAATCATTATTTGAGATAAAATACCCGGCAATAGAGAAAGGAATGGAGTGGCATATCAAGGCAGACGGGGAAATCTGGAAAACACCAAAACAACTGTCAAAATGA
- a CDS encoding family 10 glycosylhydrolase, with protein MKKREFLKTLGKGSLAILSTNTILQACANQASSEAAKTSVIDASLNSKNWTWVTPQLGLSTDDWKKKLSMVKSSGIDAILLEVYNGNHTFYDNDRFPVEEKLLEKLVPICKELDMEFHAWMWTMPCNNEKIVKEHPDWYAVNGLGQSAATHPAYVDYYKFLCPCNPEAQEFVRKNVESLAQIDDIDGVHLDYVRLPDVILAEALQPKYDIVQDREYPQYDYCYSEYCRNQFKEQTGIDPLKDLKDPSANEEWRQFRYDAITNLVTKKLAPEARKYNKMITAAVFPNWQMVRQQWGNWNLDAYLPMLYHNFYNEDIDWIKEHTIKGIARMQTKKPLYSGLYIPSLTPKELQEAYKVALEGGAGGISIFSMDQVSDAHWKALSEVTKS; from the coding sequence ATGAAAAAAAGAGAATTCCTTAAAACTTTAGGCAAGGGCAGCCTGGCCATTTTAAGCACAAATACCATCCTGCAAGCCTGCGCAAACCAGGCCAGCAGTGAAGCTGCAAAAACTTCTGTTATTGATGCCTCACTCAATTCAAAAAACTGGACCTGGGTAACACCGCAACTGGGGTTGTCTACTGACGATTGGAAGAAGAAGCTTTCGATGGTGAAGAGTTCAGGGATCGATGCCATACTGCTTGAAGTTTATAACGGCAACCACACTTTTTACGACAACGACCGGTTTCCTGTGGAAGAAAAGCTGCTGGAAAAGCTGGTGCCAATCTGCAAAGAGCTGGATATGGAGTTCCACGCCTGGATGTGGACCATGCCCTGTAACAATGAAAAAATAGTGAAAGAGCATCCGGACTGGTATGCGGTAAACGGATTAGGACAATCTGCCGCCACGCACCCCGCGTATGTGGACTATTACAAATTTTTATGCCCCTGCAACCCTGAAGCCCAGGAATTTGTAAGAAAGAACGTCGAATCCCTCGCACAAATCGATGATATTGATGGCGTACATCTCGACTATGTACGGCTCCCTGATGTTATTCTGGCAGAGGCATTACAGCCGAAGTACGATATAGTACAAGACCGGGAGTATCCGCAATATGACTATTGCTACTCCGAATACTGCCGCAATCAGTTTAAAGAGCAAACAGGCATAGATCCGCTCAAAGATTTGAAAGATCCTTCTGCCAATGAGGAATGGAGACAATTCAGGTATGATGCCATCACCAACCTGGTAACAAAAAAGCTTGCCCCGGAAGCAAGAAAATATAACAAAATGATCACGGCCGCCGTGTTCCCGAACTGGCAAATGGTAAGGCAGCAATGGGGCAACTGGAACCTCGATGCCTACTTGCCCATGTTGTACCATAACTTTTACAACGAGGATATTGATTGGATCAAAGAGCATACAATTAAAGGTATTGCCCGCATGCAAACCAAAAAGCCTCTGTACAGCGGCCTTTATATTCCTTCATTAACACCGAAAGAACTCCAGGAAGCCTATAAAGTAGCCCTGGAAGGCGGAGCTGGCGGTATATCCATTTTCTCGATGGACCAGGTCAGCGATGCCCACTGGAAAGCACTTTCTGAAGTTACAAAAAGCTAA
- a CDS encoding GH92 family glycosyl hydrolase — translation MKTPIFLIVIGLLLGCDKTPQTSQPKSSNTPISKELVNLVNPLMGTDSEFKLSNGNTYPAIARPWGMNFWTPQTAKMGDGWTYAYDAYKIRGFKQTHQPSPWINDYAAFSLMPLTGKLEVNEDKRASWFSHKAEEVSPHFYSVYLADYDVTTEITPTERAAFFRFTFPETENAYILLDAFDMGSMVKIIPEEQKIIGYCKNNHGGVPENFKNYFVVQFDKPFEVYHTWKDSTLNRNATSAEANHVGAVIGFKTARGEKVNAKVASSFISHEQAWLNMEREIGQKSFEDVKEEGAKVWNTELNKIKVKGGTTDQQKTFYSCLYRTLLFPRKFYEINASDEIVHYSPYNGQVLPGYMFTDNGFWDTFRAVFPFFTVMYPELNKQIMQGLVNTYNESGWLPEWASPGHRDCMIGSNSASLIADSYIKGIHDYDIETLYQAILKNSRQGHPDLSSVGRRGAEYYNQLGYVPYDVGINENTARTLEYAYADFCAWQLAKALNKPEEEVSLFAKRSENFRNVFDKESNLMRGKNKDGSFQKPFNPLKWGDAFTEGNSLHYSWSVFQDVQGLIDLMGGRKDFISMLDTVFTMPPDFDNSYYGFTIHEIREMQIANMGNYAHGNQPIQHMIYLYNYAGAPWKAQKHVRNVMDKLYSPQPDGYCGDEDNGQTSAWYVFSAMGFYPVTPGYPSYVIGSPLFDEVTLSLENGNSFVIKAASNSTDNVFIEKASLNDTPLNRPWIKHDEIMQGGELTFRMSEKPNKEWGASVENRPPSMSEPVIIEKNQ, via the coding sequence ATGAAAACCCCCATATTTTTAATTGTTATTGGTTTGCTTTTGGGATGTGACAAAACACCACAGACATCGCAACCGAAAAGCAGCAACACACCCATATCAAAAGAGCTTGTGAACCTGGTCAACCCGCTGATGGGCACCGACTCCGAGTTCAAACTTTCCAATGGCAATACCTACCCTGCCATTGCCCGCCCCTGGGGCATGAATTTCTGGACCCCGCAAACAGCAAAAATGGGCGACGGCTGGACTTACGCTTATGATGCCTATAAGATCCGGGGCTTCAAACAAACCCATCAGCCCAGTCCGTGGATCAACGATTATGCTGCTTTCTCGCTCATGCCACTCACTGGTAAGCTGGAAGTGAATGAAGATAAACGGGCTTCATGGTTTTCGCATAAAGCAGAAGAGGTCAGCCCTCACTTTTACAGTGTTTATCTGGCTGATTATGATGTAACCACGGAAATAACCCCAACTGAAAGGGCCGCTTTTTTCCGGTTTACATTTCCAGAAACAGAGAATGCCTACATCCTGCTGGATGCCTTTGATATGGGAAGTATGGTGAAGATCATCCCGGAAGAGCAAAAGATCATCGGGTATTGTAAAAACAACCACGGCGGTGTACCGGAAAACTTCAAAAATTATTTTGTAGTACAGTTCGACAAACCTTTCGAAGTCTATCATACCTGGAAAGATTCTACCCTCAACCGGAATGCTACTTCCGCAGAGGCCAATCATGTAGGAGCAGTTATTGGCTTTAAAACTGCAAGAGGCGAAAAGGTCAATGCTAAAGTAGCCTCCTCTTTCATCAGTCACGAGCAGGCCTGGCTAAACATGGAAAGAGAGATAGGGCAAAAGAGCTTTGAGGATGTTAAAGAGGAGGGCGCCAAAGTATGGAATACCGAATTGAACAAGATAAAAGTCAAAGGTGGCACCACTGATCAGCAAAAAACTTTCTACTCCTGCTTATACCGCACCCTGCTGTTTCCGAGGAAGTTTTATGAGATCAATGCCAGTGATGAGATTGTACACTACAGCCCTTACAACGGCCAGGTGCTTCCCGGATATATGTTTACCGATAACGGCTTTTGGGACACCTTCAGGGCAGTATTCCCCTTTTTCACGGTTATGTATCCGGAGCTAAACAAGCAAATTATGCAAGGCCTGGTCAATACCTATAATGAAAGCGGCTGGCTTCCTGAATGGGCCAGTCCGGGCCACCGGGACTGCATGATCGGCTCGAACTCGGCCTCGCTTATTGCCGATTCATACATTAAGGGAATACATGACTATGATATAGAAACCTTGTACCAGGCCATACTCAAAAATTCCCGGCAGGGACACCCTGACCTGAGTTCTGTAGGGAGGCGTGGTGCTGAGTATTACAACCAGTTAGGCTATGTGCCCTATGACGTTGGTATCAATGAAAATACCGCCAGGACTTTGGAGTATGCCTATGCAGACTTCTGTGCCTGGCAGTTGGCCAAAGCCCTAAACAAACCAGAGGAAGAGGTGAGTCTGTTTGCCAAAAGATCCGAAAATTTCAGAAATGTGTTTGACAAGGAATCAAACCTCATGCGCGGAAAGAACAAGGATGGGTCGTTTCAAAAGCCATTCAACCCACTCAAATGGGGCGATGCTTTTACAGAAGGTAACAGCCTGCACTACAGTTGGTCAGTATTTCAGGATGTACAAGGGCTTATCGATCTGATGGGTGGCAGAAAGGATTTCATTTCCATGCTGGATACCGTATTCACCATGCCGCCTGATTTCGACAACTCTTACTATGGCTTCACTATCCATGAGATCCGTGAAATGCAGATTGCCAATATGGGCAACTATGCACATGGCAACCAGCCCATACAGCACATGATCTACCTGTACAACTATGCCGGGGCGCCCTGGAAAGCCCAAAAACATGTCAGGAATGTAATGGATAAACTCTACAGCCCTCAACCTGATGGCTATTGTGGAGATGAAGACAATGGACAGACTTCTGCCTGGTATGTGTTTAGTGCTATGGGATTTTACCCGGTCACTCCCGGTTATCCGTCTTATGTGATTGGCAGCCCACTGTTTGACGAAGTCACTTTAAGTCTTGAAAATGGAAATTCATTTGTCATCAAAGCAGCAAGCAACAGTACGGATAATGTCTTCATTGAAAAAGCATCATTGAACGACACCCCACTCAATAGGCCATGGATCAAGCACGATGAGATCATGCAAGGTGGTGAACTGACATTCAGGATGAGTGAAAAGCCCAATAAAGAATGGGGGGCTTCCGTAGAAAATCGCCCGCCATCTATGAGCGAACCAGTGATCATTGAAAAGAACCAGTAG